From the genome of Methylomonas sp. UP202, one region includes:
- a CDS encoding carboxypeptidase regulatory-like domain-containing protein, which translates to MVLSVVLISWITPPAEAATNWEPVSTSQVTVKVANPVRNRRAADATVAVTLNNVSGQSLKGPFRLVIVGLSPAAKVAIGNASGTTAAGEAYYDLTGYLGNDITPGGSGLVSVIVTGGGPNTFSFTTRLERQVQSPALAVKITSPATLLTVGHTPQTVKGTVNDPSAQVTLNGAPVTHGNGSFQADVALEEGHNTITARAVNAQGEDVSDTISLSLDMTPPYLTVESPKNGDTVRTDHIAVSGLINDIVRGTVAAGQANVKVNGIAATIANRSYLAQNIPLAVGTNTLKIDAADNVGNTSSLSLQVSYQPLAPQHIELLGGQNQSGKINSVLAQTLKVKLLDGANQAVAGKPVIFRVTEGDGIVGAGNSDQGQGVLVQTDAQGIAATAFKLGSRAGSGNQRVRATSVGFDGEALFYASATVGAGGKVTVNSGNNQRGAVGQALPLPFVVAVVDDGANVVPGAQIEFKVTQGSGRFQNGQTTLTATTDSDGRATAEFTLGSEDGLDVHRVTATLVGTSLYAGFTASALKTGNAGQTSISGVVLDNQEHPLPNVTVRVDGTTREAQTDAQGQFKISEVPVGAVRLVADGSTTSAEGEWPTLAFNLVTIAGADNPLSAPVYLVKLDTVNAKTVGDQDVTLTLPDVPGFALEVKRGSVTFPDGKKTGKLSVTPVNASKIPMAPPNGMQPQFIVTIQPVGAKFDPPARLTLPNVDGHKPGAQVEMYSYDHDLEEFVAIGLGTVSTDGSIIKSNDGVGVIKAGWHCGSQPGGSGCAYSAECQTCSGNCQLSNKPDGQIPGAAKCTLCSSGSKVPPKTEAECCADDTVSNHPVSDPNTNGWVDCCNGSKIVCNKPYANTYPLHDLLTQCDKEHEAQHFGDIDCPTGADECKTSRPFFKPGRDPADGECDAYKVSVNCLNAYNCGGDATCQQNINFYVNQYKGIANGKTDAAGKPKCFP; encoded by the coding sequence ATGGTTCTGTCGGTAGTCTTAATTAGCTGGATCACCCCCCCGGCGGAAGCGGCGACGAACTGGGAACCAGTCTCGACCAGCCAAGTGACGGTGAAGGTAGCCAACCCGGTGCGCAACCGACGTGCGGCGGACGCGACGGTGGCGGTGACGCTGAACAACGTCAGCGGCCAAAGCCTGAAAGGCCCGTTCCGGCTGGTCATCGTCGGCCTGAGTCCGGCGGCGAAAGTGGCTATCGGCAACGCCAGCGGCACCACCGCGGCCGGCGAAGCCTACTACGACCTGACCGGCTATCTCGGCAACGACATCACGCCCGGCGGCAGCGGTCTGGTCTCGGTCATCGTCACCGGCGGCGGCCCCAATACCTTCAGCTTCACGACCCGGCTGGAACGCCAAGTGCAAAGCCCAGCGCTGGCCGTCAAAATCACCAGCCCGGCCACGCTCTTAACCGTCGGCCACACCCCGCAAACCGTCAAAGGCACCGTCAACGACCCCAGTGCCCAAGTCACCCTGAACGGCGCGCCGGTCACTCACGGCAACGGCAGCTTTCAAGCCGACGTCGCACTGGAAGAAGGCCACAACACCATCACCGCACGGGCGGTCAACGCCCAGGGCGAAGACGTTAGCGACACCATCTCGCTATCGCTGGACATGACCCCGCCCTACCTGACCGTCGAATCGCCGAAAAACGGCGACACCGTCCGCACCGACCACATCGCCGTGTCCGGCCTGATCAACGACATCGTACGCGGCACCGTCGCCGCCGGCCAAGCCAACGTCAAAGTCAACGGCATCGCCGCCACGATCGCCAACCGCAGCTACCTGGCCCAAAACATCCCGCTCGCCGTCGGCACCAACACCCTCAAAATCGACGCCGCCGACAACGTCGGCAACACCAGCAGCCTCAGCCTGCAAGTCAGCTACCAACCACTGGCGCCGCAACACATCGAACTGCTCGGCGGCCAAAACCAAAGCGGCAAGATCAACAGCGTGCTGGCCCAAACCCTCAAAGTCAAACTGCTGGACGGCGCAAACCAAGCGGTCGCGGGCAAACCTGTCATCTTCCGCGTCACCGAAGGCGACGGCATCGTCGGCGCCGGCAACAGCGACCAAGGCCAAGGCGTCCTGGTTCAAACCGACGCCCAAGGCATCGCCGCCACCGCCTTCAAACTCGGTAGCCGAGCCGGCAGCGGCAACCAACGGGTCCGCGCCACCTCGGTCGGCTTCGACGGCGAAGCCCTGTTTTATGCCAGCGCCACAGTCGGGGCCGGCGGCAAAGTCACCGTCAACAGCGGCAACAACCAACGCGGCGCGGTCGGCCAAGCGCTGCCGCTACCCTTCGTCGTCGCCGTGGTCGACGACGGCGCCAACGTCGTGCCCGGCGCCCAAATAGAATTCAAAGTCACCCAAGGCAGCGGCCGCTTCCAAAACGGCCAAACCACGCTGACCGCCACCACCGACAGCGACGGGCGGGCCACCGCCGAATTCACGCTCGGCAGCGAAGACGGCCTCGACGTCCACCGCGTCACCGCCACCCTGGTTGGCACCAGCCTCTACGCCGGCTTCACCGCCTCCGCGCTAAAAACCGGCAACGCCGGCCAAACCAGCATCAGCGGCGTCGTGCTCGACAACCAAGAACACCCACTGCCGAACGTCACCGTCCGAGTCGACGGCACCACCCGCGAAGCACAAACCGACGCCCAAGGCCAATTCAAAATCAGCGAAGTCCCGGTCGGCGCGGTACGCCTGGTCGCCGACGGCAGCACCACCAGCGCCGAAGGCGAATGGCCCACGCTCGCCTTCAACCTCGTCACCATCGCCGGTGCCGACAACCCGCTATCGGCGCCGGTCTACCTGGTCAAACTCGACACCGTCAACGCCAAAACCGTCGGCGACCAAGACGTCACGCTGACCCTGCCCGACGTGCCCGGCTTCGCGTTGGAAGTCAAACGCGGCTCGGTCACCTTCCCGGACGGCAAGAAGACCGGCAAGCTCTCGGTCACTCCGGTCAACGCCAGCAAAATCCCGATGGCGCCGCCCAACGGCATGCAACCGCAATTTATCGTCACCATCCAACCGGTCGGGGCCAAATTCGACCCGCCGGCCCGACTGACCCTGCCCAACGTCGACGGCCACAAACCCGGCGCGCAAGTGGAAATGTACTCCTACGACCACGACCTGGAAGAATTCGTAGCGATTGGGTTAGGGACGGTCAGCACCGACGGCAGCATCATTAAATCCAATGACGGCGTGGGAGTGATTAAGGCGGGCTGGCATTGCGGCAGTCAACCGGGGGGCAGTGGTTGCGCATATTCCGCGGAATGCCAGACTTGTAGCGGAAACTGCCAGCTAAGCAATAAGCCGGATGGGCAAATTCCCGGCGCTGCAAAATGTACTTTGTGCAGCAGTGGAAGCAAAGTACCACCAAAAACGGAAGCAGAGTGTTGCGCCGACGATACAGTATCGAATCATCCAGTCTCGGACCCAAATACGAATGGCTGGGTAGACTGTTGCAACGGGTCAAAAATCGTTTGCAACAAGCCATATGCTAATACCTATCCTCTTCACGATTTGTTGACTCAATGTGATAAAGAACACGAGGCACAGCATTTTGGAGATATTGACTGTCCTACCGGTGCAGATGAATGTAAAACGTCTAGACCTTTCTTTAAGCCCGGGCGAGATCCTGCCGATGGGGAGTGCGATGCATATAAGGTATCAGTGAATTGTTTGAATGCTTATAACTGCGGCGGAGATGCCACGTGTCAGCAAAACATTAATTTTTATGTGAATCAGTATAAAGGAATTGCAAACGGAAAAACGGATGCGGCTGGTAAGCCTAAATGTTTTCCATGA
- a CDS encoding thioredoxin domain-containing protein has protein sequence MTLGKADATIAILEFSDYECPFCGKHYKNVFPKLRESYIDKGKVKYVMKDFPLDFHAHAKKASLAARCAGEQKQYWAMHDAIFEARGQASDELIASVAQQHKLDESALKKCLDDPAQLIKVQNDIALGSRLGVNGTPAFLIGRIKDKQLVDYRRFDGMQSFETFVAAIDSLKK, from the coding sequence ATGACTTTAGGCAAAGCCGACGCTACGATTGCGATCTTGGAGTTTTCTGATTACGAATGCCCATTTTGCGGAAAGCATTACAAAAACGTTTTCCCCAAACTGCGCGAAAGTTATATCGATAAAGGCAAGGTTAAATACGTGATGAAGGATTTTCCGCTGGATTTCCACGCTCATGCCAAAAAGGCCTCGTTGGCCGCGCGTTGCGCGGGCGAGCAGAAGCAATACTGGGCGATGCATGATGCAATTTTCGAGGCCCGCGGGCAGGCTAGCGACGAATTAATTGCCAGCGTTGCGCAACAACACAAATTGGATGAATCCGCATTGAAGAAGTGTCTTGACGACCCGGCGCAATTGATAAAGGTACAGAACGACATCGCGCTTGGCAGTCGTTTGGGCGTTAACGGTACGCCTGCGTTCTTAATTGGGCGGATCAAGGATAAACAGTTAGTCGATTACCGGCGCTTCGACGGCATGCAGTCGTTCGAAACCTTCGTCGCCGCGATCGACAGTTTAAAAAAGTAA